The Deltaproteobacteria bacterium CG11_big_fil_rev_8_21_14_0_20_49_13 genome has a segment encoding these proteins:
- a CDS encoding (2Fe-2S)-binding protein has product MENLITINIDGKDVKAEKGSNLLPVLSKMGIFIPTLCTHDQIKPYGVCRLCIVEWVRGEGWTKIVTSCNFPVKDGQKFLTNSEKVRRERQMIMELILARSSNVPEVVELAKRLGVTEPRFPKDEEGCILCGLCIKACEEVVGVSAIGFQSRGPNRSVVSPFDDEAHRCIGCGSCVYVCPTNYIKMEEKDHVRKIPLWHVEFKMQKCKTCGQDIAPEKQLRYIRRKADLPENFFDNCLNCRP; this is encoded by the coding sequence ATGGAAAATCTAATAACTATAAATATCGACGGTAAGGATGTTAAGGCGGAAAAAGGGAGCAACCTTCTTCCTGTTTTAAGTAAAATGGGGATATTCATCCCGACCCTCTGCACGCACGATCAGATAAAGCCTTACGGAGTTTGCAGGCTTTGCATAGTCGAGTGGGTAAGGGGAGAAGGCTGGACGAAGATTGTGACCTCCTGCAATTTTCCCGTGAAGGACGGCCAGAAGTTCCTGACCAATTCCGAAAAGGTCCGCCGCGAACGCCAGATGATAATGGAGCTGATACTTGCCCGTTCGTCGAACGTGCCAGAGGTGGTGGAGCTTGCCAAAAGGCTCGGCGTTACGGAACCCAGATTCCCAAAGGATGAAGAAGGATGCATACTCTGCGGCCTCTGCATCAAGGCGTGCGAAGAGGTGGTGGGCGTCTCTGCAATAGGTTTTCAGAGCAGAGGCCCCAATAGAAGCGTCGTTTCTCCGTTCGACGATGAGGCTCACCGCTGTATTGGCTGCGGCTCATGTGTCTATGTCTGTCCCACTAATTATATAAAGATGGAAGAGAAGGACCACGTTAGAAAGATACCCCTCTGGCATGTTGAGTTCAAGATGCAGAAGTGCAAGACCTGCGGACAGGATATCGCCCCCGAAAAACAGTTAAGATATATCAGAAGAAAAGCGGACCTTCCCGAGAACTTCTTTGATAACTGCCTTAACTGCAGGCCTTGA